In the Oncorhynchus keta strain PuntledgeMale-10-30-2019 chromosome 29, Oket_V2, whole genome shotgun sequence genome, one interval contains:
- the LOC118362042 gene encoding uncharacterized protein LOC118362042, which translates to MGSTGSRSRLSQVAPCHSQTEGDLDQQASHPTSQWTIPAIPTPLEQQHQPLGHRRTTQLPPLKLENPATFPPLSTASHKVTSFSIIHPQPPRRLQGRDRRDGGVLHFSTPSQGAHGGTGCQPQGGLLEAQMVLSQQAQQRQRAQQRQVREQREHERIFYTDNFGAPSIQTLHLLNRPTLGDIFWDWMTGESLALREILQQRPLPPEQGERQQYQPGPQPLRLCRDEELINRDLAWGGLRSPHQKTNTLTDRGRGDGWWTDFEENLTLDAGLEDRETRRSSSQTLELFRG; encoded by the exons ATGGGCTCTACAGGCTCCAGGTCCAGGCTCAGTCAGGTGGCCCCATGTCACAGTCAGACAGAGGGAGACCTGGACCAGCAGGCCAGTCATCCCACTTCACAATGGACCATCCCTGCCATACCAACCCCACTGGAGCAACAACATCAGCCGCTGGGACATAGGAGGACTACCCAGCTGCCCCCACTGAAACTGGAAAACCCTGCAACCTTCCCACCGCTATCTACAG CCTCCCACAAAGTCACATCATTCAGCATCATTCATCCTCAGCCACCACGGAGACTACAG GGCAGGGACCGGAGAGATGGGGGTGTCCTCCACTTTTCTACACCCAGCCAGGGGGCACACGGTGGCACCGGCTGCCAGCCGCAG GGAGGTCTCCTGGAGGCACAGATGGTCCTCAGTCAACAGGcccagcagagacagagagcccaGCAGAGACAAGTCAGAGAACAGCGGGAGCACGAGAGGATCTTCTATACAGATAATT TTGGAGCACCAAGCATACAGACACTGCATCTGCTGAACAGGCCGACGCTAGGGGACATATTTTGGGATTGGATGACAGGAGAGAGCCTTGCCCTCAGGGAGATCCTCCAACAAAGACCCCTTCCCCCAGAgcaaggagagagacaacagtacCAGCCTGGACCACAACCACTGCGCCTGTGTCGGGATGAGGAGCTGATCAACAGAGACTTGGCATGGGGAGGCCTCAGGAGTCCTCACCAGAAAACCAATACTctcacagacagagggaggggtgaTGGATGGTGGACCGACTTTGAGGAAAACCTTACCTTGGATGCTGGACTGGAAGACAGAGAAACAAGGAGATCCAGTTCCCAAACACTTGAACTCTTTAGGGGATAG